In one Bryobacteraceae bacterium genomic region, the following are encoded:
- a CDS encoding quinone oxidoreductase, whose protein sequence is MKAILVHQTGGPESMKLEDVAAPAPGPGQALVKIANSGVNFIDIYFRTGLYKAPESPVVLGMEAAGTVESIGDGVTEVAPGDRVAYAMNRGSYAEYHAVPAWQLVKVPDALALDQAAAAMLQGMTAHYLTHSTWPLKKGDTCLVHAAAGGVGLILIQMAKALGARVIGTVSTPEKADRAKQAGADEIILYSEADFAKETRRLTDGRGVDVVYDSVGASTFDGSIDSLRPRGLMVSYGNASGPVPPVAPLVLNQKGSLFLTRPTLAHHAANREELLWRAGDVLGAIAKGTLRLHLERIYPMSEVAQAHTDLAGRKTTGKLLLDPAK, encoded by the coding sequence ATGAAAGCTATCCTCGTCCATCAAACCGGCGGCCCCGAGAGCATGAAACTCGAAGATGTCGCCGCCCCCGCGCCCGGCCCCGGCCAGGCGCTGGTCAAGATCGCCAACTCCGGCGTCAACTTCATCGACATCTATTTCCGGACCGGACTCTACAAGGCTCCCGAATCCCCCGTCGTCCTTGGCATGGAAGCGGCCGGTACCGTCGAGTCGATCGGTGACGGAGTCACCGAAGTCGCCCCAGGAGACCGTGTCGCCTATGCCATGAACCGCGGTTCCTACGCGGAATATCACGCCGTTCCGGCCTGGCAGCTCGTGAAGGTTCCAGACGCTCTCGCCTTGGATCAGGCTGCCGCCGCCATGCTCCAGGGCATGACCGCCCACTACCTCACCCACTCCACCTGGCCGCTCAAGAAGGGCGACACATGCCTCGTCCATGCCGCCGCCGGCGGGGTCGGCCTCATTCTCATCCAAATGGCGAAAGCTCTCGGCGCCCGCGTCATCGGCACCGTCTCCACTCCGGAGAAGGCGGACAGAGCCAAACAAGCCGGTGCGGACGAGATCATTCTCTACAGTGAAGCCGATTTCGCCAAGGAAACCCGGCGCCTTACTGATGGCCGCGGTGTCGACGTCGTCTACGATTCCGTCGGCGCTTCCACCTTCGACGGCTCCATTGACTCCCTCCGTCCTCGCGGCCTCATGGTCTCCTACGGCAACGCGTCCGGACCGGTCCCGCCCGTCGCCCCCCTCGTGCTGAACCAGAAGGGCTCCCTCTTCCTCACCCGCCCCACGCTTGCCCACCATGCCGCCAATCGGGAAGAACTTCTCTGGCGCGCTGGCGATGTCCTCGGCGCCATCGCCAAGGGCACGCTCAGACTCCACCTCGAACGTATCTACCCGATGTCGGAAGTCGCCCAGGCCCACACCGACCTGGCCGGGCGCAAAACCACCGGAAAACTCCTCCTCGATCCGGCGAAATGA
- the cimA gene encoding citramalate synthase has protein sequence MRIHTFDTTLRDGTQGESVSFSVDDKLVIAQKLDELGIDYIEGGWPGSNPKDKEFFARAKSLHLSHARLTAFGATRFAKHAVDRDPSVLALVGAETPVVAIFGKSWDLHVHRALGITEEENWKLIEETVRFLKDHGREVVYDAEHFFDGYINNPDFALRTLDAAAKAGADVLCLCDTNGGTLTARLAEIVSVVRARFSGAIGIHCHNDSDVAVANSIAAIEAGATHVQGCMNGYGERCGNANLASVIANLEIKHGHTTIGPEKLTQLTSTCRLIAELANLPIANGQPFVGQSAFAHKGGIHVSAVLKDSSTYEHIRPETVGNHQRVLLSDLSGRGNVLYKLRQHGLEDRLSETARRELLDRIKHLEFLGYELEAAEGTFELLVREALHPGVKFFEVINFEVATKMTGTRPSVTTATVNLKAQDGVHSASASGHGPVNALDLCLRQCLSGLYPDIANVRLTDYKVRVLDSKKGTAAKVRVLVEWSDQKRSWATVGVSENVIEASWLALLDAIRLELMRITEKDDSVQHALEEYGWGV, from the coding sequence ATGAGAATCCATACCTTCGATACCACGCTGCGAGACGGCACTCAGGGTGAGTCCGTCTCCTTCTCCGTCGACGACAAGCTCGTCATCGCCCAAAAGCTCGACGAACTCGGCATCGACTATATCGAAGGTGGCTGGCCGGGATCCAATCCCAAGGACAAGGAGTTCTTCGCCCGCGCGAAATCCCTCCACCTCAGCCACGCCCGCCTCACGGCCTTCGGCGCCACCCGCTTCGCCAAACACGCCGTCGATCGCGACCCGAGTGTTCTCGCCCTCGTCGGGGCCGAAACGCCCGTGGTTGCGATCTTCGGCAAATCCTGGGACCTGCACGTCCACCGCGCCCTCGGCATCACCGAAGAGGAAAACTGGAAGCTCATCGAAGAGACTGTGCGGTTCCTCAAGGACCACGGCAGGGAAGTCGTTTACGACGCCGAGCACTTTTTCGACGGCTACATCAACAATCCCGACTTTGCCCTTCGCACGCTCGATGCGGCCGCCAAGGCCGGCGCCGACGTACTCTGCCTCTGCGATACCAACGGTGGCACCCTCACCGCCCGCCTAGCCGAAATCGTGTCGGTGGTTCGCGCCCGCTTCTCCGGCGCCATCGGAATCCACTGCCATAATGACTCCGACGTCGCCGTCGCCAACTCCATCGCCGCCATCGAAGCCGGCGCCACGCACGTCCAGGGCTGCATGAACGGTTATGGCGAGCGCTGCGGCAACGCCAATCTCGCCTCCGTCATCGCCAACCTCGAAATCAAGCACGGCCACACCACCATCGGACCTGAGAAGCTCACGCAACTCACTTCCACCTGCCGCCTCATCGCCGAACTCGCCAACCTGCCCATCGCCAACGGGCAGCCCTTCGTAGGCCAGTCCGCGTTTGCCCACAAGGGCGGTATCCACGTCAGCGCCGTTCTCAAGGACTCGTCCACCTACGAACATATCCGCCCGGAAACGGTCGGAAACCACCAGCGCGTTCTCCTCAGCGATCTTTCCGGCCGCGGCAACGTTCTCTATAAGCTGCGCCAGCACGGCCTTGAGGATCGTCTATCGGAAACCGCGCGCCGCGAACTCCTCGATCGCATCAAGCACCTCGAATTCCTCGGCTACGAACTGGAGGCGGCCGAAGGCACCTTCGAACTCCTTGTGCGCGAAGCGCTCCATCCGGGTGTCAAATTCTTCGAAGTGATCAACTTCGAAGTCGCCACGAAGATGACCGGCACGCGCCCCTCGGTCACCACCGCCACGGTGAATTTAAAAGCCCAGGACGGCGTCCACTCCGCTTCTGCGTCCGGCCACGGCCCCGTCAACGCGCTCGATCTCTGTCTGCGCCAGTGCCTCTCCGGCCTCTACCCCGACATCGCCAACGTCCGCCTCACGGACTACAAGGTTCGCGTCCTCGACTCCAAGAAAGGTACCGCCGCCAAGGTTCGAGTGCTCGTCGAATGGTCGGACCAGAAGCGCTCTTGGGCCACCGTAGGCGTTTCCGAAAACGTCATCGAAGCCTCCTGGCTCGCCCTCCTCGATGCCATTCGCCTCGAACTGATGCGCATCACGGAGAAGGACGACTCCGTCCAACACGCGCTGGAAGAATACGGCTGGGGCGTCTAG
- the ilvC gene encoding ketol-acid reductoisomerase, whose amino-acid sequence MPNRYYEKDGSLDFLKNKTVAIVGYGSQGHAHALNLRDSGVDVIVGLYQGSKSWDKAKDAGLKVMTVAEAAKAADMTMILVSDHIQAEIYDKEIAPAMGPGKTLMFAHGFNIHFGFIKPPAEVDVTMVAPKAPGHRVRELFVDGVGVPALVAVHQNASGNALQNSLAYALGLGCLKAGVIETNFREETESDLFGEQVVLCGGTAELIKAGFQTLVDAGYAPEIAYFECLHELKLIVDLIYEGGLSYMRYSVSDTAEWGDYTSGPRVINDQTRAEMKKILAEIQSGEFARRWMEENKTGRHKFLAMRQRDHNHPIEVVGRELREMMPFLKKKKEIGVPTV is encoded by the coding sequence ATGCCCAATCGCTACTACGAGAAAGACGGAAGTCTCGACTTCCTCAAGAACAAGACCGTCGCCATCGTCGGCTACGGCAGCCAGGGTCACGCCCACGCGCTCAATCTGCGCGACTCCGGTGTCGACGTCATCGTCGGCCTCTACCAGGGCAGCAAGAGCTGGGACAAGGCCAAGGACGCCGGACTCAAGGTCATGACCGTCGCCGAAGCCGCCAAGGCCGCCGACATGACTATGATCCTCGTCTCGGATCACATCCAGGCGGAGATCTACGACAAGGAAATCGCCCCCGCCATGGGGCCCGGCAAGACTCTCATGTTCGCCCATGGCTTCAACATCCACTTCGGATTCATCAAGCCACCCGCCGAAGTCGACGTGACCATGGTCGCCCCCAAGGCCCCCGGCCACCGCGTACGCGAACTCTTCGTGGATGGCGTCGGCGTTCCCGCACTCGTTGCCGTTCATCAGAACGCCTCCGGAAACGCCCTCCAGAACTCGCTCGCCTACGCCCTGGGCCTCGGCTGCCTGAAGGCCGGCGTGATCGAGACCAACTTCCGCGAAGAGACCGAAAGCGACCTCTTCGGCGAACAGGTCGTCCTCTGCGGTGGTACTGCGGAACTCATCAAGGCCGGTTTCCAGACCCTTGTCGACGCCGGCTACGCCCCCGAAATCGCCTACTTCGAGTGCCTCCACGAGCTCAAGCTCATCGTCGACCTCATCTACGAAGGCGGCCTGAGCTACATGCGCTACTCCGTTTCCGACACCGCCGAGTGGGGTGACTACACCAGCGGCCCCCGCGTCATCAACGATCAGACCCGCGCCGAAATGAAGAAAATTCTCGCCGAAATCCAATCCGGCGAATTTGCCCGCCGCTGGATGGAGGAAAACAAAACCGGCCGCCACAAGTTCCTCGCCATGCGCCAGCGCGACCACAACCACCCCATCGAAGTCGTCGGTCGCGAACTCCGCGAAATGATGCCATTCTTAAAGAAGAAGAAGGAGATCGGCGTACCTACCGTCTGA
- the ilvN gene encoding acetolactate synthase small subunit: protein MLQVISLLLENKPGALMRVTGLLSARGYNIESLTVARTTDPTLSRMTIVVDVDGQLRKQVIKQMNKLINVLQASDLTEGPAVTRELVLMRVRAPMEARPAILKEAEIFGARVIDSSVEGFALEATGDSEKLDEFIDVMRSYGEIEVTRSGCVTVALEPRKLRLSSPVPTGGAKEKTPAAQAPGLPVS from the coding sequence ATGCTGCAAGTCATTAGTCTTCTGCTCGAAAACAAACCCGGTGCCCTGATGCGTGTCACCGGACTCCTCTCCGCCCGCGGCTACAACATCGAGAGCCTTACCGTCGCTCGCACCACGGACCCCACGCTCTCCCGCATGACCATCGTCGTCGACGTCGACGGCCAGCTCCGCAAGCAGGTCATCAAGCAGATGAATAAGCTCATCAACGTCCTCCAGGCGTCAGACCTCACCGAAGGACCCGCCGTCACCCGCGAACTCGTCCTCATGCGTGTCCGTGCCCCCATGGAAGCGCGCCCGGCGATCCTCAAGGAAGCCGAAATCTTTGGCGCCCGCGTCATCGACTCCTCCGTCGAAGGCTTTGCCCTCGAAGCTACCGGCGATTCCGAAAAGCTAGACGAATTCATCGACGTAATGCGCAGTTACGGCGAAATCGAAGTCACGCGCTCGGGCTGCGTCACCGTCGCCCTCGAGCCGCGGAAACTCCGTCTGTCGTCGCCCGTACCCACCGGCGGCGCCAAGGAGAAGACCCCCGCCGCGCAGGCCCCAGGCCTTCCGGTCAGCTAA
- the ilvB gene encoding biosynthetic-type acetolactate synthase large subunit encodes MSNLMNGAKILLECLARENVDCMFGYPGGVTLPFYDALYDNPIRHVLVRHEENAAFAAEGYARATGKVGVCCATSGPGATNLTTGLVDAMMDSIPIVALTGQVSTKLIGSDAFQEADTFGITRPCTKHNFLVKNLSELPQIIHEAFYIAATGRPGPVLVDVPKDVFQGHAQYAPVHAIHLPGYKIHTDGHAGQMRRAAHMMWEAKRPLIYAGGGVIASAASPELQQLVELLDAPAVCTLMGLGGLSSSHPNFISMPGMHGSYAANLAMTESDLLIALGVRFDDRVTGRLAAFAPHAKVIHVDIDPAEIGKNRAADLPIVGDVKRVLTKINKIVAELAPVHAPANAETRKEWWALVRGWQQEHPLTPETSTSEIKPQHLMREIDRHSGGEAIVASDVGQHQMWAAQFIRFNHPRLWLNSGGLGSMGFGLPSAIGAQFARPDKLVFAIMGDGGFQMSIPELATVASYGLPVKMIVMNNGYLGMVRQWQELFYNNRLSSVTLDCFPDASKLAGAYGFKGRTIESPADLPSALEEAVNEPGPYLLNVKVTPYENVYPMVPAGGAINEMVLAPPRPVAVGD; translated from the coding sequence ATGTCCAATCTGATGAACGGCGCAAAGATCCTTCTCGAGTGCCTCGCCCGCGAAAATGTCGACTGCATGTTCGGCTATCCCGGTGGCGTAACCCTCCCCTTCTACGACGCGCTGTACGATAACCCCATCCGGCACGTACTCGTCCGGCATGAGGAAAACGCCGCATTCGCAGCCGAGGGCTATGCTCGCGCCACCGGCAAAGTCGGTGTTTGCTGCGCCACGTCCGGCCCCGGAGCCACCAACCTCACCACCGGCCTCGTCGACGCCATGATGGATTCCATTCCCATCGTCGCCCTCACCGGCCAGGTCTCCACGAAGCTGATCGGTTCGGACGCCTTCCAGGAAGCCGACACGTTTGGAATCACGCGGCCCTGCACGAAGCACAATTTCCTGGTCAAGAATCTCTCCGAACTGCCCCAGATCATCCACGAGGCCTTTTATATCGCCGCCACCGGACGCCCCGGCCCCGTCCTTGTCGATGTCCCGAAAGACGTCTTCCAGGGCCACGCACAATACGCGCCCGTCCATGCCATCCACCTTCCCGGCTACAAGATCCATACGGATGGTCACGCCGGCCAGATGCGCCGTGCCGCGCACATGATGTGGGAGGCAAAACGGCCCCTCATATATGCTGGCGGCGGCGTCATCGCTTCGGCGGCTTCCCCTGAGCTCCAGCAACTGGTGGAACTTCTGGACGCCCCGGCCGTTTGCACCCTGATGGGCCTTGGTGGCCTCTCCAGCTCCCACCCGAACTTCATCAGCATGCCTGGTATGCACGGCTCCTACGCCGCCAATCTCGCCATGACCGAATCGGACCTGCTCATCGCCCTCGGCGTACGCTTCGATGATCGTGTCACCGGACGCCTCGCCGCCTTCGCTCCCCACGCGAAAGTAATCCACGTAGATATCGATCCGGCCGAAATCGGCAAGAACCGCGCCGCGGACCTCCCCATCGTCGGCGACGTGAAGCGCGTTCTTACCAAGATCAACAAAATCGTCGCGGAACTCGCTCCCGTCCATGCACCCGCCAACGCGGAGACGCGAAAAGAGTGGTGGGCGCTCGTTCGCGGTTGGCAGCAGGAACACCCGCTCACCCCGGAAACCTCCACTTCTGAAATCAAGCCGCAGCACCTGATGCGCGAAATTGACCGTCACTCTGGCGGTGAAGCCATCGTCGCTTCCGACGTCGGTCAGCACCAAATGTGGGCCGCCCAGTTCATCCGCTTCAATCACCCCCGCCTTTGGCTCAACTCCGGTGGTCTCGGCTCCATGGGCTTCGGACTCCCTTCCGCCATCGGAGCCCAGTTCGCTCGGCCGGACAAGTTGGTGTTCGCCATCATGGGCGACGGCGGTTTCCAGATGTCCATCCCCGAACTCGCCACCGTTGCCTCCTATGGGCTTCCGGTCAAGATGATCGTGATGAACAACGGTTACCTCGGAATGGTCCGCCAGTGGCAGGAGCTGTTCTATAACAACCGCCTTAGCTCCGTCACGCTCGATTGCTTCCCCGACGCCTCGAAGCTCGCCGGCGCCTACGGGTTCAAGGGCCGCACCATCGAGAGCCCGGCGGACCTGCCCTCGGCGCTCGAAGAAGCGGTCAACGAGCCCGGCCCGTACCTCCTCAACGTCAAAGTCACTCCCTACGAGAACGTCTACCCCATGGTCCCAGCCGGTGGCGCTATCAACGAAATGGTCCTCGCCCCGCCCAGGCCCGTCGCCGTCGGTGACTGA
- a CDS encoding P22 phage major capsid protein family protein, with translation MPAITSANVAQAIVKLVAADALPALMGNLVMGNLVNRDFEPILAQAGDTVNVPIPPTLVANNISEGGTVVTQNPSVGNAQIVLNTHAEATFQIPDVTKVLAVPDLLKLYMQPAVTALAEKIETDLLGLYSQFTSNLPVGTAGSALTEAAVDQAETALFTAKVPAAAPRYLVVSGEAYGQLRQIPRFSEYSSAGEAGLRALVDGSVGKIKDFYVFRSQFVSKTGSAPATTNNLAFSRNAIGLVVRRLPQPIPGTGAIAEYAELGSFGLRVIMSYQPNTLAQQFTVDVLYGSGVLRNNHGVQVKS, from the coding sequence ATGCCTGCTATCACATCCGCCAACGTGGCGCAAGCGATCGTGAAGCTGGTGGCAGCCGACGCGCTGCCGGCGTTGATGGGGAACCTAGTCATGGGGAACCTGGTCAACCGCGACTTCGAACCGATTCTGGCGCAAGCGGGAGACACGGTGAACGTACCGATTCCGCCGACGCTCGTGGCGAACAACATTTCCGAGGGCGGCACAGTAGTCACGCAGAACCCCAGCGTGGGCAATGCGCAGATCGTGCTGAACACGCACGCGGAGGCCACGTTCCAGATTCCGGACGTAACGAAAGTGCTGGCGGTACCGGATCTTCTGAAGCTGTACATGCAGCCGGCGGTGACAGCCCTTGCGGAGAAGATCGAGACGGATCTGCTGGGCCTGTACTCGCAGTTCACGTCGAATCTGCCGGTGGGCACGGCCGGGTCCGCTCTGACGGAAGCCGCAGTGGACCAAGCGGAAACGGCGCTGTTCACCGCGAAGGTTCCCGCGGCTGCGCCGCGCTACCTGGTGGTGAGCGGCGAGGCGTACGGACAGTTGCGCCAGATCCCGCGGTTCAGCGAGTACTCGAGCGCCGGCGAGGCCGGGCTACGTGCGCTGGTTGACGGATCCGTCGGCAAGATCAAGGACTTCTACGTGTTCCGTTCGCAGTTTGTTTCGAAGACCGGCAGCGCGCCGGCGACGACGAACAATCTGGCGTTCTCGCGCAACGCGATCGGACTCGTGGTGCGCCGCCTCCCGCAGCCGATTCCGGGTACGGGAGCGATCGCCGAATACGCCGAGTTGGGCAGTTTCGGCCTGCGAGTGATCATGAGCTACCAGCCGAACACGCTGGCGCAGCAGTTCACCGTCGATGTCCTCTACGGCAGCGGCGTTCTGCGAAACAACCACGGCGTGCAGGTGAAGAGCTAA